One segment of Anastrepha obliqua isolate idAnaObli1 chromosome 3, idAnaObli1_1.0, whole genome shotgun sequence DNA contains the following:
- the LOC129240881 gene encoding uncharacterized protein LOC129240881, producing the protein MEGSFELSLVNETATTSPQTDERNHNSVIPYSSEFRFLAIQFAHEKNLKARRKLLEMYGNHLMNFKRSILINRRRWQERLHRRQALLRSFFIQHMMELETSFLELIPIPKIGSIQVKKETIPQNISSTEKPGDSIHMHRFYEDAMGLSSEEHWLSSFHIQKLSFKWICEQLEEIVQPLGQNFPYRKIISHEKKIALGLYVFANGIDYVEIARIFEIPFRTTICKFMKCFAEAIIRKWSKQFLTMPTTEEEYDRIGNAFYNASNMPPVVMGVLGVCELTTKSLKQVNINAHEPGNSTIIMQMLIDNKLLFRKVKLDSNQPTLFLEAINEISNLPHKLINQHPVSRFIVTPNTYYPLRKWLMHKYQDPMEPHEFDFNEAVDNLFVFRDRAFQRLFARWRILKCNDDLDARTMEKIALACCILHNILELNEEPFDKEWMKWLDIENAKFTMSTRFKPVLNVLQGRAYSWEADGASEVREFLGRTISSTEM; encoded by the exons atggaggGGAGCTTTGAATTAAGTTTGGTTAATGAAACTGCAACTACGTCTCCACAAACAGACGAACGTAACCACAATTCTGTTATACCTTATTCATCGGAGTTTCGATTTTTGGCAATTCAATTTGCacacgaaaaaaatttgaaagcccGACGGAAACTCTTGGAAATGTATGGAAATCATTTAATGAATTTCAAGCGTTCTATCCTTATTAACCGTCGACGTTGGCAAGAAAGATTGCATCGTCGGCAGGCGTTACTGCGATCATTTTTCATCCAACACATGATGGAATTGGAAACGAGTTTTTTAGAGCTTATTCCTATTCCGAAAATAGGTAGTAtacaagtaaaaaaagaaaccatACCTCAGAACATTTCGTCAACGGAAAAACCTGGAGATTCCATCCACATGCACCGGTTTTACGAAGATGCAATGGGACTATCAAGTGAGGAACACTGGCTCTCAAGTTTTCATATCCAAAAATTATCTTTCAAATGGATCTGTGAGCAGTTAGAAGAAATTGTGCAGCCTCTAGGACAAAATTTCCCCTACCGAAAGATCATTtcccatgaaaaaaaaattgctcttgGCTTGTATGTATTTGCCAATGGTATCGACTACGTCGAAATAGCTCGTATATTTGAGATTCCATTTCGCACAACTATCTGTAAATTTATGAAATGTTTTGCTGAAGCGATTATAAGAAAATGgagtaaacaatttttgactATGCCGACAACTGAAGAAGAATATGATCGGATTGGGAATGCGTTTTACAACGCTTCTAATATGCCGCCGGTGGTCATGGGGGTGCTAGGAGTATGTGAATTGACAACCAAGTCGTTAAAACAAGTTAATATCAATGCACATGAGCCAGGAAATTCTACAATCATTATGCAGATGTTGATAGACAATAAATTGCt ctTCCGAAAAGTTAAACTAGATTCAAATCAACCAACCCTATTTCTGGAGGCAATAAATGAGATTTCAAAT CTTCCACACAAATTAATTAATCAACATCCAGTTTCACGCTTCATTGTGACGCCAAATACCTATTACCCACTAAGAAAATGGCTCATGCACAAATATCAAGATCCTATGGAGCCACACGAATTTGACTTTAATGAAGCGGTTGATAATTTATTTGTCTTCAGAGACCGTGCTTTCCAACGATTGTTTGCACGGTGGCGCATTTTAAAGTGTAATGATGATCTCGATGCTCGAACGATGGAAAAAATTGCTCTGGCCTGTTGCATATTACATAATATCCTAGAATTGAACGAGGAACCGTTCGATAAGGAATGGATGAAATGGCTGGATATAGAAAACGCTAAATTTACTATGAGCACACGATTTAAGCCTGTGCTGAACGTTCTTCAGGGAAGAGCGTACTCATGGGAGGCAGACGGCGCATCTGAAGTACGCGAATTCCTTGGTCGAACTATAAGTTCGACGGAAATGTAG
- the LOC129242278 gene encoding uncharacterized protein LOC129242278, with amino-acid sequence MAELNSRASAIKAIKRIHDRVSGFQQGAFDEFHLQQELKSLSAHYARFVTNHELLVGNAANAELEAHEKLWEEVEGIYNNACTHLNRAIMGAKPSQSAVMSVRECEVKLEPLAIPTFDGTMQNWLAFKDVFELLVHNTDYPEAYKLGKLRQAVSASAVPLVGSVYSGGYADLWKALKERFDNRRQLAETHVSRSLNIKPTTEDTPTALLFIVDTVHESLRALHVMGLPVAEWDAVVVPIIVSKLPITTQREWNMSCSPTEIPSLDELLTFLGQRAHSLSTTVVTWSNGVEFTSKSHHRAGGPSRAVRSHVVSAEEGKCTYCQGAHRIMKCARFLVMKYEDRITAAKATKLCFNCLKQGHSARQCPSGNCRHCGRKHNSLLCRESLSKNPSESKCEVSVEGIGAYSYARTRGRVTLTLKSRYSSFSLEIVALVTQLITKVIPTVHIDMTRWQHLNGLELADTQFGIPSNIDILIGADVWGKAVEGDIRLGGLNEPHAQRTRFGWVVFGPVPAAQPATPPTLSFSTQQGEEDARLEELVRSFWKLEEVPSQDCNGEDECEKIFLTTHSRTREGRYMVHIPFHPDAPALGNSYAHALRQFHLLERRLAANCELKKKYIAFMREYADLGHMEPVSHIGDGGVNYYIPHHAVLEKFRVVFNASARTTSGLSLNDVQLVGAMIQEPLVNIIFRFWGFRVALTADIEKMFHQILITPEHRDFQRIIWRESPDTDLAVYRLTTVTYGMACSPYNAVRALNQCSYDNYNVVADGHQSIVACDAILSSFYVDDFLISCDTEDKAFELAVNVSAILSAGQFRLRKWSSNSGEVVKRLISNNSSIVELASEPSTATVLGLSWDPTTDEIFFKANLNQNIGCLTKRRVLSEVAKLFDPTGMLAPIVIAGKIFIQKLWSAGLEWDAPLPDALQNTWVLFYRELDVINRIRVPRWLGLAEGKTTMLLGFCDASSLSYAAVLYTRTTDGEGRSTVSLLTARTKVAPLKGATIPRLELCAAHLLASTLDSVRTALRLTDASYHLWSDSRIVLCWLRKPPTTLKPYISNRVRHIQELTSPDRWHYVRSAQNPADCASRGIRASELVEHQLWWQGPKWLMDKQLPIYFGIELKDDELDIVRGEQRVSSFVATTAHASILTTRRLDGQIIPLSERFSSLQKLLRTVAIVLRWLPVRRHLRRLIVNPTEMDDALNVLIRNEQYTFATDMSLIRKGSEISSSSKLRSLNPYIDCNDILRVRGRIGHADLPEDRRFPIILPKHGSLVHLLIRHAHETTLHGGAQITLQTLRARYWILNGRQAVRSFVQTCVICRRHRGVTLSQQMASLPRHRITAARPFISSGVDYCGPFTVRIGTKRSRTTIKTYLAVFVCMATKAVHIEVVDDLSSHAFLAAFTRFTSRRAPCRDLYSDNGTTFTGANRLLKEDLAAWQNDNNQQSLANLGTHWHFIAPSAPHQGGLWEAAVKSAKYHLVRLVGAQSLWYSQLQTLATRIEACLNSRPLTPIYDDPNDKLALTPADFMVGAPLVAVPEADIRTIPSNRIKHWLWLRQIHQQFWQRWSEEYLSTLQTRNKWQTKSRDVKIGDIVIVRHENLPPTYWRLGRVTAVHPGSNGLIRNVTLQTANGMMTRAVQKLCRLLDAEHFEASASTGQDVQNSSSLAPP; translated from the exons ATGGCAGAATTAAATTCGCGCGCTTCGGCAATAAAGGCCATTAAACGCATACACGATCGGGTGAGTGGATTCCAGCAGGGTGcatttgatgaatttcatcTTCAGCAAGAGTTGAAATCATTGTCAGCACATTATGCACGTTTCGTGACCAACCATGAGCTGTTGGTGGGCAATGCAGCAAACGCCGAGTTGGAGGCCCACGAGAAGTTATGGGAAGAGGTTGAAGGTATTTACAACAATGCATGTACCCACTTGAACCGTGCAATCATGGGTGCAAAACCGAGTCAGTCTGCTGTGATGTCTGTGCGAGAGTGTGAGGTTAAGTTAGAACCGCTTGCAATTCCAACGTTCGATGGAACTATGCAGAATTGGCTGGCGTTTAAGGACGTTTTTGAATTGCTTGTCCACAATACAGACTATCCTGAGGCCTACAAGTTAGGCAAGTTGCGGCAGGCAGTAAGCGCAAGTGCTGTACCGCTCGTCGGGAGTGTATATTCTGGGGGATACGCTGATTTATGGAAGGCGCTTAAAGAACGTTTTGACAATAGAAGGCAACTGGCTGAGACTCATGTGTCACGCTCACTCAATATCAAGCCGACAACTGAGGACACACCAACTGCGTTACTGTTCATCGTCGACACGGTACATGAATCACTACGAGCTTTACATGTCATGGGTCTACCAGTGGCCGAATGGGATGCTGTGGTCGTACCGATAATAGTTTCGAAACTTCCGATAACTACACAGCGCGAATGGAACATGAGCTGTTCACCCACCGAAATTCCGAGCCTCGATGAGCTGCTTACGTTTTTGGGTCAGCGGGCTCATAGCCTCAGCACAACAGTTGTCACATGGAGCAATGGGGTTGAATTTACGTCCAAGAGTCATCATCGCGCTGGTGGTCCGTCAAGAGCTGTCAGATCACACGTCGTATCTGCAGAGGAGGGTAAATGCACATACTGCCAAGGTGCACATCGTATTATGAAATGCGCACGCTTTCTTGTGATGAAATACGAAGACAGAATTACTGCTGCAAAGGCTACAAAGCTTTGTTTTAACTGCCTAAAGCAAGGTCATTCAGCAAGACAATGTCCGTCGGGGAACTGTCGTCACTGTGGTCGTAAGCACAACTCATTACTTTGCCGCGAATCATTATCTAAGAATCCATCAGA GAGCAAATGCGAAGTTTCGGTGGAAGGAATCGGAGCTTACTCCTACGCACGTACACGTGGGCGTGTCACACTCACGTTAAAATCGCGCTATTCCAGTTTCAGTTTGGAAATCGTTGCACTTGTCACGCAGTTAATTACTAAGGTCATCCCAACAGTGCATATTGACATGACACGGTGGCAGCATTTGAATGGTCTAGAATTGGCCGATACGCAGTTCGGCATTCCTAGCAATATCGACATTCTTATTGGTGCGGATGTATGGGGAAAAGCAGTCGAAGGGGACATAAGACTCGGTGGCCTCAATGAGCCACACGCCCAGCGAACCCGCTTCGGCTGGGTTGTCTTCGGTCCAGTGCCAGCAGCGCAGCCAGCAACGCCGCCAACTCTTTCCTTCAGCACCCAGCAAGGCGAAGAGGACGCACGCTTGGAGGAGCTCGTAAGAAGCTTTTGGAAGTTAGAGGAAGTGCCTTCACAAGATTGTAACGGCGAAGATGAATGTGAGAAAATCTTTTTGACCACACACTCCCGCACAAGGGAAGGGCGCTACATGGTTCATATACCATTTCATCCTGACGCACCGGCTTTGGGCAACTCATACGCCCATGCTTTACGACAATTTCACCTTCTTGAACGACGACTAGCAGCGAATTGTGAGCTCAAGAAAAAATACATTGCCTTCATGCGCGAATACGCGGACCTCGGCCATATGGAACCCGTTAGTCACATTGGAGATGGGGGGGTCAACTACTACATCCCTCACCATGCGGTTCTGGAAAAGTTCCGCGTTGTGTTCAATGCTTCAGCGCGGACCACGAGCGGCCTCTCACTGAACGACGTCCAGTTGGTGGGAGCCATGATTCAAGAACCACTTGTGAATATCATCTTTCGTTTTTGGGGTTTTCGCGTAGCATTAACAGCAGACATCGAGAAAATGTTCCATCAAATTCTGATAACTCCCGAACATAGGGATTTCCAACGCATTATTTGGAGAGAATCACCAGACACTGACCTAGCAGTATACCGTTTAACTACAGTGACGTATGGGATGGCTTGTAGCCCGTACAACGCAGTTCGCGCACTCAATCAATGCAGTTATGATAACTACAACGTAGTCGCAGATGGCCATCAGTCGATTGTTGCGTGCGATGCGATTCTGTCATCATTTTATGTAGATGATTTTCTCATCAGTTGTGACACTGAGGATAAAGCCTTCGAACTCGCTGTCAATGTGAGTGCGATTTTGTCGGCCGGACAGTTCCGTTTACGAAAATGGAGTTCTAATAGTGGTGAGGTTGTAAAGCGTTTAATTAGTAACAATTCCTCAATCGTAGAGTTAGCAAGTGAACCATCGACGGCAACTGTGCTTGGTTTAAGTTGGGACCCAACAACAGATGAGATCTTTTTCAAAGCGAATCTAAACCAGAACATCGGATGTCTCACAAAACGTCGGGTTTTAAGTGAGGTCGCCAAACTATTTGATCCTACTGGCATGCTTGCTCCAATTGTTATTGCCGGGAAGATATTTATTCAGAAGTTGTGGTCTGCTGGCTTAGAATGGGATGCACCACTCCCAGATGCACTTCAAAATACGTGGGTCTTATTTTACAGAGAACTTGACGTGATAAACCGTATCCGTGTACCACGATGGTTAGGTTTGGCTGAGGGTAAGACTACTATGCTACTTGGGTTTTGTGATGCAAGTTCACTTTCCTATGCGGCTGTCCTCTATACTAGGACAACAGACGGTGAAGGTCGGTCAACTGTATCATTGCTAACAGCTCGCACCAAAGTGGCGCCACTCAAGGGTGCAACGATTCCTCGCCTAGAACTTTGTGCGGCACATTTACTCGCATCCACACTTGACAGTGTGCGGACTGCTTTACGTCTAACGGACGCTTCTTATCATTTATGGTCCGACTCGCGAATCGTGTTATGTTGGTTACGTAAACCTCCAACTACTCTCAAGCCGTACATTTCCAATCGTGTTCGTCACATTCAAGAGCTGACATCACCAGATCGTTGGCATTATGTACGGTCTGCACAAAATCCGGCAGACTGTGCCAGTAGAGGTATCCGAGCATCAGAACTGGTTGAACATCAGTTGTGGTGGCAAGGGCCAAAATGGCTTATGGACAAACAGCTACCAATTTACTTTGGAATCGAATTAAAAGATGACGAGCTTGACATTGTACGTGGTGAACAGAGAGTGTCATCATTTGTAGCAACGACGGCCCACGCGAGCATTCTTACAACTCGACGTCTAGACGGCCAAATAATTCCATTAAGCGAACGctttagttcattgcaaaagctTCTTCGTACCGTGGCAATCGTACTTCGGTGGCTACCAGTTCGCCGACATTTGCGAAGACTGATCGTCAATCCTACAGAAATGGACGATGCTCTTAACGTGCTAATCCGAAACGAGCAATATACCTTTGCGACTGATATGTCTCTGATTCGGAAGGGATCGGAAATATCCAGCTCCAGCAAACTAAGGTCATTGAACCCTTACATAGATTGTAACGACATATTGCGAGTCAGAGGTCGTATTGGTCACGCTGACCTTCCAGAAGATCGACGTTTTCCGATAATTTTACCGAAGCATGGGAGTTTGGTACACTTACTCATCCGACACGCACATGAAACCACGCTTCATGGTGGGGCGCAAATCACTCTTCAAACTCTTCGCGCACGGTACTGGATATTGAACGGAAGGCAAGCAGTCCGAAGCTTTGTGCAGACTTGTGTTATTTGCCGACGACATCGAGGCGTAACGTTATCTCAGCAGATGGCATCCTTACCCAGGCATCGCATTACTGCAGCACGGCCATTTATATCTTCAGGCGTCGACTATTGCGGGCCTTTTACAGTGCGCATCGGCACAAAAAGGTCGCGTACAACGATCAAAACATATCTAGCTGTTTTCGTTTGCATGGCGACTAAGGCCGTGCATATTGAAGTTGTTGATGATCTGTCATCACATGCATTCTTAGCTGCATTTACGCGATTTACAAGTAGACGAGCTCCATGTCGAGATCTCTATAGTGACAACGGTACTACGTTCACAGGTGCTAACCGTTTGCTTAAAGAAGACTTGGCTGCTTGGCAGAACGACAACAACCAACAAAGTTTGGCGAATCTCGGTACTCATTGGCACTTTATCGCTCCCAGCGCTCCTCATCAAGGTGGTCTCTGGGAGGCTGCGGTAAAATCTGCCAAATATCATTTGGTGCGCCTCGTTGGAGCGCAGTCATTATGGTATAGCCAACTTCAGACTTTGGCGACACGTATTGAAGCATGCCTAAATTCTCGTCCGCTAACACCTATATACGATGATCCCAATGATAAGTTAGCTTTGACCCCTGCCGACTTTATGGTTGGCGCTCCACTGGTTGCAGTCCCTGAAGCTGACATCAGAACAATTCCGTCCAACCGTATTAAGCACTGGCTCTGGCTGCGTCAGATACATCAACAATTTTGGCAACGATGGAGCGAGGAATATTTATCTACCCTTCAAACTCGAAACAAGTGGCAGACGAAATCAAGGGACGTAAAGATCGGAGACATAGTCATCGTAAGACATGAGAACTTACCACCAACATATTGGCGCTTAGGGCGCGTAACTGCGGTTCATCCGGGCAGCAATGGTTTAATACGTAATGTCACGCTTCAGACGGCGAACGGTATGATGACGCGTGCGGTACAGAAATTGTGCCGGCTTCTGGACGCAGAGCATTTTGAGGCCAGCGCCTCAACCGGGCAGGATGTTCAGAATTCGTCCAGTCTGGCACCACCTTAA
- the LOC129240882 gene encoding 60S ribosomal protein L10a-2, with the protein MASKVSRDTLYESVNAALEFSQRKRRGFLETVELQIGLKNYDPQKDKRFSGTVKLKNIPRPKMKVCILGDQQHCDEAKANGVECMDAEALKKLNKNKKLVKKLAKSYDAFLASESLIKQIPRLLGPGLNKAGKFPGLLSHTESMMAKIEEVKSTIKFQMKKVLCLSVAVGHVDMKPDELVQNIHLSINFLVSLLKKNWQNVRSLHIKSSMGPPQRLY; encoded by the exons ATGGC GTCGAAAGTATCTCGAGATACTCTTTATGAGTCAGTTAATGCAGCTTTGGAATTCTCTCAAAGAAAGAGACGTGGTTTTTTGGAGACGGTTGAATTGCAGATCGGTCTTAAAAATTACGATCCCCAAAAGGATAAGCGTTTCTCCGGCACTGTCAA GTTGAAGAACATTCCTCGCCCCAAAATGAAGGTGTGCATCCTCGGTGACCAGCAGCACTGTGATGAGGCCAAGGCTAATGGAGTCGAATGCATGGATGCTGAGGCTTTAAAGAAGCTGAACAAGAACAAGAAGTTAGTGAAAAAACTAGCTAAGTCATACGACGCTTTCTTGGCTTCAGAGTCATTGATCAAACAAATTCCCCGTCTATTGGGACCAGGATTGAACAAAGCAGGCAAGTTCCCTGGTCTTTTGTCACATACCGAGTCCATGATGGCCAAAATCGAAGAAGTGAAGTCAACCATAAAGTTCCAAATGAAAAAAGTATTGTGCTTGTCCGTTGCTGTCGGACATGTTGACATGAAACCTGATGAACTGGTGCAAAACATTCACTTGTCTATCAATTTCTTGGTATCTCTATTGAAGAAGAATTGGCAAAACGTGCGATCATTGCACATCAAGTCTTCAATGGGCCCCCCACAACGCTTATACTAA